A genome region from Sphingobium sp. CR2-8 includes the following:
- a CDS encoding helicase HerA-like domain-containing protein codes for MSDGIFIGLGAPDKDGGIRQTLNLRRANRHGLIAGATGTGKTVTLQGIAENFSALGVPVFLADVKGDLAGIAMAGSPTAKNADKLVSRAAEIGITDYAYADNPVIFWDLYGQQGHPVRTTVSEMGPLLLARLMGLNETQEGVLTIAFKYADEEGLLLLDLGDLQAMLAYCADNADTLSARYGNVTKASVGAIQRQLLQLDAQGGDYFFGEPALDIHDMLKVDEKGRGYVNVLAADKLMQSPKLYATFLLWLLSELFETLPEVGDPDKPVLVFFFDEAHLLFDDAPKALTDKIEQVVRLIRSKGVGVYFVTQNPIDIPEDVAGQLGNRVQHALRAFTPRDQRAIKAAAETFRINPDLNVETAITELKVGEALVSLLQEDGSPGVVQRTLIAPPRSRLGPLDAKERAIIQSISPCAGKYDEAVNRESAEEILAARGQAAAAAAQASKAQAESDKAAAVQAKVEARQREAALKEQARRDAAAAREAAKPGTLDKVIQSATRAAGSSVGRQVANELGKAVFGGSRRKSSSGGIAGKLVRGILGSLFK; via the coding sequence ATGAGCGACGGTATCTTCATCGGGCTGGGCGCACCGGACAAGGACGGGGGCATTCGCCAGACGCTGAATTTGCGCCGCGCCAATCGCCATGGGCTGATCGCCGGGGCTACCGGCACCGGCAAGACCGTGACGTTGCAGGGGATCGCCGAGAACTTCTCTGCCTTGGGCGTGCCGGTGTTCCTGGCGGATGTGAAGGGCGATCTAGCGGGCATAGCGATGGCCGGGTCCCCGACCGCCAAAAACGCGGACAAGCTGGTTTCGCGCGCGGCGGAGATCGGCATCACCGACTATGCCTATGCCGACAATCCCGTCATCTTCTGGGATCTGTACGGGCAGCAGGGCCATCCGGTCCGCACAACCGTCAGCGAGATGGGGCCGCTGCTGCTCGCCCGGCTGATGGGCCTTAATGAAACGCAGGAAGGCGTGCTGACCATCGCCTTCAAATATGCCGATGAGGAAGGGCTGCTCCTGCTCGACCTGGGCGATTTGCAGGCGATGCTGGCTTATTGCGCGGACAATGCCGATACGCTCTCGGCGCGCTATGGCAATGTGACCAAGGCCAGCGTCGGCGCGATCCAGCGGCAATTGCTGCAACTCGACGCCCAAGGTGGCGATTATTTCTTCGGCGAACCTGCGCTCGACATCCACGACATGCTGAAGGTGGACGAGAAGGGGCGCGGCTATGTGAACGTGCTGGCCGCCGACAAGCTGATGCAGAGTCCCAAACTCTACGCGACATTCCTGCTGTGGCTGCTGTCCGAATTGTTCGAGACGCTGCCCGAAGTGGGCGACCCCGACAAACCGGTGCTGGTCTTCTTCTTCGACGAAGCGCATCTGCTGTTCGACGACGCGCCAAAAGCGCTGACCGACAAGATCGAGCAGGTCGTGCGGCTGATCCGGTCGAAGGGCGTGGGCGTCTATTTCGTGACGCAGAACCCGATCGACATTCCCGAGGATGTGGCCGGGCAATTGGGCAACCGGGTCCAGCATGCGCTGCGCGCCTTCACGCCGCGCGACCAGCGCGCGATCAAGGCGGCGGCCGAGACGTTTCGGATCAACCCCGACCTGAATGTCGAAACCGCGATCACCGAATTGAAGGTCGGTGAAGCGCTGGTTTCGCTGTTGCAGGAAGATGGATCGCCGGGCGTCGTCCAGCGCACGTTGATCGCGCCGCCGCGGTCGCGACTGGGCCCCCTCGATGCGAAGGAACGCGCGATCATCCAGTCGATATCGCCCTGCGCCGGGAAATATGACGAGGCGGTCAACCGGGAGTCGGCGGAGGAAATACTGGCCGCGCGCGGTCAGGCCGCAGCCGCCGCCGCGCAGGCGTCCAAGGCGCAGGCGGAATCCGACAAGGCGGCCGCCGTGCAGGCCAAGGTCGAAGCCAGGCAGCGCGAGGCGGCATTGAAGGAACAGGCACGGCGCGACGCCGCGGCGGCGCGGGAAGCGGCGAAACCGGGCACGTTGGACAAGGTCATCCAATCGGCAACGCGCGCGGCGGGATCATCGGTGGGGCGGCAGGTCGCCAACGAACTGGGCAAGGCGGTGTTCGGCGGATCGCGCCGCAAATCCTCGTCCGGCGGGATCGCGGGCAAGCTGGTGCGCGGGATATTGGGCAGCCTGTTCAAATAG
- a CDS encoding Do family serine endopeptidase: MRYAYAITGALLLGGTAIAVTTSSNVGAQTAQNEGLTAAAPAGAPASLADMVEKLQPAVVNISTKQRVKVQNQNPFAGTPFGDLFGQGQGGQPQTRQAQSLGSGFLISADGYIVTNNHVVSAGAEGASVDSITVTMTNKEEYTAKLVGRDPATDLAVLKIESKKPLPFVKFGDSTKARVGDWVVAIGNPFALSGTVTAGIISALHRGTGGSYDKFIQTDASINQGNSGGPMFDMRGNVIGINSQILSPSGGNVGIGFAIPSEQAAPIVEKLRQGQVIKRGYLGVQISPLGEDMADSLGLAKNRGEFVQGVEPGKGAEKAGIKAGDVIVSVAGQEVNADQNLSSIVANQSIGASVPIILIRNGQRQTVTAIVGERPSEDELNNFAQPQGEEDFSQQDSNPGQATQQALGISAIPLTPGIIRQLGIAADTRGVVITAVDGSTDAGAKGLRRGDVIISANNRPVASQAELDAQAKAVAGQGRSAILLQVLRRGQPAIFLPVRLRDK, encoded by the coding sequence GTGCGTTACGCTTATGCCATCACCGGCGCCCTGCTGCTGGGCGGCACCGCCATTGCGGTAACGACCAGCTCCAATGTCGGCGCGCAAACCGCGCAGAATGAAGGCCTGACGGCCGCAGCCCCCGCGGGCGCGCCTGCCAGCCTGGCCGACATGGTCGAAAAGCTGCAACCGGCCGTCGTCAACATCTCGACCAAGCAGCGGGTGAAGGTGCAGAACCAGAACCCGTTCGCCGGCACGCCGTTCGGCGATCTGTTCGGACAGGGACAGGGCGGCCAACCGCAGACGCGCCAGGCGCAGTCGCTGGGTTCCGGCTTCCTGATTTCCGCAGACGGCTATATCGTCACCAACAACCATGTGGTGTCGGCCGGGGCCGAAGGCGCGAGCGTCGATTCGATCACGGTCACGATGACCAACAAGGAAGAATATACCGCCAAGCTGGTCGGGCGCGATCCCGCAACCGATCTGGCGGTGCTGAAAATCGAATCCAAAAAGCCCCTGCCCTTCGTCAAGTTCGGCGACAGCACGAAGGCGCGCGTGGGTGACTGGGTCGTGGCGATCGGCAATCCCTTCGCCCTGTCCGGCACGGTGACGGCGGGCATCATTTCCGCGCTCCATCGCGGCACCGGCGGCAGCTACGATAAGTTCATCCAGACCGACGCGTCGATCAACCAGGGCAACTCCGGTGGCCCGATGTTCGACATGCGCGGCAATGTGATCGGCATCAACAGCCAGATCCTGTCGCCATCGGGCGGCAATGTCGGCATCGGCTTCGCCATTCCGTCGGAACAGGCCGCTCCGATCGTGGAGAAGCTCCGTCAGGGGCAAGTGATCAAGCGCGGCTATCTGGGCGTGCAGATCAGCCCGTTGGGCGAGGATATGGCGGACTCGCTGGGTCTGGCCAAGAATCGCGGTGAGTTCGTGCAGGGCGTTGAGCCGGGCAAGGGCGCAGAGAAGGCCGGGATCAAGGCAGGCGACGTGATCGTCAGCGTCGCGGGCCAGGAAGTGAACGCAGACCAGAATCTGTCTTCGATCGTGGCCAATCAGTCGATCGGTGCGAGCGTGCCGATCATCCTGATACGCAACGGCCAGCGCCAGACGGTGACGGCGATCGTGGGCGAGCGCCCGTCCGAAGACGAGTTGAACAATTTTGCCCAGCCGCAGGGCGAAGAGGATTTCAGCCAGCAGGACAGCAATCCGGGCCAGGCGACGCAGCAGGCATTGGGCATTTCGGCGATCCCGCTGACGCCCGGCATCATTCGCCAGCTTGGCATCGCGGCCGATACGCGCGGCGTGGTCATCACCGCCGTCGATGGATCGACCGATGCGGGCGCCAAGGGCCTGCGTCGCGGCGACGTGATCATCAGCGCCAACAACCGCCCGGTCGCCAGCCAGGCGGAATTGGACGCGCAGGCCAAGGCGGTGGCAGGCCAAGGTCGCAGCGCCATCCTGTTGCAGGTGCTGCGTCGCGGCCAGCCGGCGATCTTCCTGCCGGTGCGTCTGCGCGACAAATAA
- the hflC gene encoding protease modulator HflC — protein sequence MPAFLRHPVALALTLLALLILVGSTVAIVPETKQGVVVRFGDPKAIINRYRANETFGNTGAGIIMRWPFVDQIVWIDKRVLSVEMERQQVLSTDQLRLQVDAFARYRIVDPLRMYIAAGSEERVSDALRPILGSALRNELGKRPFAALLSPERGQVMQNIEAGLDRVARQYGAEIVDVRIKRADLPDGTPLDSAFTRMRTAREQEALTIRAQGAKQAQIIRAEADANAARIYAESFGKDPSFYDFYRGMQSYRYTFSPDRPGQTNVILSPDNEFLKQFQGRR from the coding sequence ATGCCCGCATTCCTGCGTCATCCCGTCGCCCTCGCCCTGACGCTGCTGGCGCTGCTGATCCTGGTCGGCAGCACGGTCGCGATCGTGCCCGAAACCAAGCAGGGCGTGGTCGTGCGCTTCGGCGATCCCAAGGCGATCATCAACCGCTATCGCGCCAACGAGACGTTCGGCAATACCGGCGCGGGTATCATCATGCGCTGGCCGTTCGTTGACCAGATCGTATGGATCGACAAGCGCGTGCTGTCGGTCGAAATGGAACGCCAGCAGGTGCTGTCGACCGACCAGTTGCGCTTGCAGGTGGACGCCTTCGCCCGTTACCGCATCGTCGATCCGCTGCGTATGTATATCGCGGCGGGCAGCGAGGAGCGGGTTTCGGATGCGCTGCGCCCGATCCTGGGTTCCGCGCTGCGCAACGAACTGGGCAAGCGGCCGTTCGCGGCATTACTCAGCCCCGAGCGGGGCCAGGTGATGCAGAATATCGAGGCGGGCCTGGACCGGGTCGCGCGCCAATATGGCGCAGAGATCGTGGACGTGCGGATCAAGCGCGCGGACCTGCCCGATGGCACGCCGCTGGACAGCGCCTTCACCCGCATGCGTACCGCGCGTGAGCAGGAAGCGCTGACCATCCGCGCTCAGGGCGCCAAGCAGGCGCAGATCATTCGTGCGGAGGCCGACGCCAATGCCGCGCGCATCTATGCCGAAAGCTTCGGGAAAGATCCGTCATTCTATGACTTTTATCGGGGGATGCAGAGCTATCGCTATACCTTCTCGCCCGACCGGCCCGGCCAGACCAATGTCATCCTGTCGCCGGACAATGAATTCCTGAAACAATTCCAGGGTCGACGTTAA
- the hflK gene encoding FtsH protease activity modulator HflK, which yields MRRTFGWMPAIAAMVQGPWGGKNDGPDGDGQKGGDGGPRNPWTQPGKPGGGTKGPSAIEELLRRGRESFGQGGGNGGGGGFGGLPPRANGKALWPIAIGIMVVLWLVLTSFHRVGPQERGVVTFLGKYSRTLTPGISMTLPAPFEAVTTVDVEEIRTIDIGSASEQSENLVLTGDQNIIDLAYSVRWNIRNPELYLFQLSEPDASVREVAESAMRAVLASVSLDDALGAGRTAIEQQVELRMQEILDGYRSGIRIQGVAIKQADPPTAVNDAFKAVSAAQQTAQTYLNEARAAAQQVTAKAQGEAAAFDKVYEQYKLSPEVTRRRMYYETMEGVLSNVDKTIVEGNNVTPYLPLPEIKRRAQAAPAAEAATSTGGQ from the coding sequence ATGAGAAGAACATTCGGGTGGATGCCCGCGATCGCAGCGATGGTTCAAGGCCCCTGGGGCGGCAAGAATGACGGCCCCGACGGGGACGGGCAGAAGGGCGGCGATGGCGGCCCCCGCAATCCATGGACCCAGCCGGGTAAGCCTGGCGGCGGGACGAAAGGGCCATCCGCGATCGAGGAACTGCTGCGCCGGGGTCGCGAGAGCTTTGGCCAGGGCGGCGGCAATGGCGGTGGCGGCGGCTTTGGTGGCCTGCCCCCACGTGCCAATGGCAAGGCGTTGTGGCCGATCGCGATCGGCATCATGGTGGTGCTGTGGCTGGTGCTGACCAGTTTCCACCGGGTCGGGCCGCAGGAGCGCGGCGTCGTGACGTTCTTGGGCAAATATAGCCGCACGTTGACGCCGGGCATCAGCATGACGCTGCCTGCACCGTTCGAGGCGGTCACGACGGTGGATGTCGAGGAAATCCGTACCATCGATATCGGATCGGCGTCCGAACAGAGCGAAAATCTGGTGCTGACCGGCGACCAGAATATCATCGACCTCGCCTATTCGGTGCGGTGGAACATCCGCAACCCCGAACTATATCTGTTCCAGCTGTCGGAACCGGACGCCAGCGTGCGCGAGGTCGCGGAAAGCGCGATGCGCGCCGTGCTGGCCAGCGTCAGCCTGGACGATGCGCTGGGCGCGGGCCGCACCGCGATCGAACAGCAGGTCGAATTGCGGATGCAGGAGATATTGGACGGCTACCGATCGGGCATCCGCATTCAGGGCGTCGCGATCAAGCAGGCCGATCCGCCGACCGCCGTCAACGACGCGTTCAAGGCGGTGTCCGCCGCGCAGCAGACCGCGCAGACCTACCTCAACGAAGCGCGCGCCGCCGCCCAGCAGGTGACGGCCAAGGCGCAGGGCGAGGCCGCAGCCTTCGACAAGGTGTATGAGCAGTATAAGCTGTCGCCCGAAGTAACCCGCCGCCGCATGTATTATGAAACCATGGAGGGCGTGCTGTCGAACGTCGACAAGACCATCGTCGAAGGTAACAATGTTACCCCCTATCTGCCGCTGCCTGAAATCAAGCGCCGGGCGCAGGCCGCTCCGGCGGCCGAAGCGGCCACCAGCACGGGAGGCCAGTGA
- a CDS encoding GNAT family N-acetyltransferase, translating to MFQIRPDDLTDPQTRALLALHLSGMHAHSPADAVFALDLSGLQSPDISVWTLWDGMTVAGVGALRTISADQGEIKSMRTHPDHLRKGVAAALLRHIIATARAQGMVRLSLETGRGAAFEPALALYRAQGFVDGDAFGDYADNGFSQFLHRTL from the coding sequence ATGTTCCAGATTCGCCCCGACGACCTGACCGACCCGCAGACCCGCGCGCTGTTGGCGCTGCATCTGTCCGGCATGCACGCCCATTCACCCGCCGACGCCGTGTTCGCTCTCGACCTCTCGGGCCTGCAATCGCCCGACATCAGTGTGTGGACGCTCTGGGACGGCATGACTGTCGCGGGCGTCGGCGCGCTGCGCACGATCAGTGCCGACCAAGGCGAGATCAAGTCGATGCGGACCCATCCCGATCATCTGCGCAAAGGCGTGGCGGCGGCGCTATTGCGGCACATCATCGCCACTGCCCGTGCGCAGGGCATGGTGCGGCTGAGCCTGGAAACAGGCCGGGGCGCGGCATTCGAACCGGCGCTGGCCCTGTATCGCGCGCAGGGGTTCGTCGATGGCGATGCCTTCGGCGACTATGCAGACAACGGGTTCAGTCAGTTTCTGCATCGGACGCTATAG
- a CDS encoding CoA-binding protein, with protein sequence MPLTDPQDIAALLGETRTIALVGISDRPDRPSYRVMQFLQDHGYRVLPVNPQIAGEHVHGEFVWGRLSDIGIPIDLVDIFRRSEAAGEAVDDAIAVGAKAVWMQLGVINDAAAARAEAAGLKVVMDRCPAIEIPRLGLPPIVAD encoded by the coding sequence ATGCCGCTCACCGACCCGCAGGATATCGCCGCCTTGCTTGGCGAAACCCGCACCATCGCGCTGGTCGGCATATCCGATCGCCCTGATCGCCCCAGCTATCGCGTGATGCAATTTCTTCAGGATCATGGCTATCGCGTGCTGCCGGTCAATCCGCAGATAGCGGGCGAACATGTCCATGGCGAGTTCGTCTGGGGCCGCCTGTCCGACATCGGCATACCGATCGACCTGGTCGATATTTTTCGCCGCAGCGAGGCGGCGGGCGAAGCGGTGGATGACGCCATCGCCGTTGGCGCAAAGGCGGTCTGGATGCAATTGGGCGTCATAAATGACGCCGCCGCAGCTCGCGCGGAAGCGGCGGGGCTCAAGGTCGTGATGGATCGCTGCCCCGCAATCGAGATTCCCCGGCTCGGGCTTCCGCCGATCGTGGCGGATTGA
- a CDS encoding xanthine dehydrogenase family protein molybdopterin-binding subunit → MARTMRKQSRQGKGIDRRRLLIGGGVAAGLLVAWGVWPRSYQPNLNAGPGETIVNAFLKIDATGQIIVVVPQTEMGQGVTTVLPQILADELGADWRTVAVQSAPISPLYANSLLAREWLASDWTRLLGDAGDWAINQYATRGALMLTGGGTSIPMFHDAYRDAGAAARVLLCKAAAARWAIPWESCDIADGVISDGAARRMKIGDVVAEAAQFDLPAILPYRQGQDGRLSGQDLPRLDTPSKIDGSHNFAADIRLPDMVYASIRQGPIGDVLLAGLDERGASGVTGYLKLVRQDRWVAAVASNWWAANKALDLADPVFTLRSDPVSSGGIEDALEKAFEGSAGRRLYAQGDLAPVFDGATILASEYQVDPGLHLALEPPCATARVTDDGAEIWMATQAPGLARAAIADALGLSEGAVALYPLHAGGSFGRKMDWDVGVQAALLAREMKRPVQLLWSRLEDIIHDRPSAPAHARMAAKLSRNGAIEGWSAKVAAPCAMTQTWARIADGKLPHEASADAADRATRLAVAGMAPPYAIPNWAVDHFPTDVGLPLGFMRGNAHLHGAFFTESFMDELAHLAGIEAMSFRIQMLGGNPRLAHCLSTAAAMGGWQGGIAGSGQGIAAHMMDGGYAAVLVEAAMNGEKLSVNRIVAAVDVGDQVNPDIARQQVESGLIYGLAYAMGASVPYERGLPTRAILGRMNLPRLADIGEVTVELMRSTAEPAGVSDLAAPLVAPAIANALYTWTGQRMRSLPLVGTA, encoded by the coding sequence ATGGCGCGCACCATGCGGAAGCAATCCCGACAAGGCAAAGGCATCGACCGGCGCAGGCTCCTCATCGGCGGCGGCGTGGCGGCGGGGCTGCTGGTCGCCTGGGGCGTCTGGCCGCGCAGCTATCAACCCAATCTCAATGCCGGTCCCGGCGAAACCATCGTCAACGCCTTCCTGAAAATCGACGCGACGGGCCAGATCATCGTCGTCGTGCCGCAGACCGAAATGGGGCAGGGCGTCACCACCGTCCTGCCGCAGATATTGGCGGACGAACTCGGCGCGGACTGGCGCACGGTCGCGGTGCAGAGCGCGCCGATCAGCCCGCTCTATGCCAACAGCCTGCTGGCGCGCGAATGGCTGGCCAGCGACTGGACGCGGCTGCTGGGGGACGCGGGCGACTGGGCGATCAACCAATATGCGACGCGCGGCGCGCTGATGCTGACCGGCGGCGGCACATCCATCCCCATGTTCCACGACGCCTATCGTGACGCCGGGGCGGCGGCCCGCGTCCTGCTGTGTAAGGCGGCGGCGGCGCGCTGGGCGATACCCTGGGAAAGTTGCGACATCGCAGACGGCGTCATTTCCGATGGCGCCGCCCGCCGCATGAAGATCGGCGATGTGGTGGCGGAGGCCGCGCAATTCGACCTACCCGCCATCCTGCCCTATCGGCAGGGGCAGGACGGTCGCTTGTCGGGGCAGGACCTCCCCCGCCTCGATACCCCGTCCAAGATCGATGGCAGCCATAATTTCGCCGCCGACATTCGCCTGCCCGACATGGTCTATGCCTCGATCCGTCAGGGACCGATCGGTGATGTCCTGCTGGCGGGTCTCGATGAACGCGGCGCCAGCGGGGTCACCGGCTACCTGAAGCTGGTACGGCAGGACCGCTGGGTCGCGGCGGTCGCCAGCAACTGGTGGGCGGCGAACAAGGCGCTCGACCTTGCGGACCCTGTGTTCACTTTGCGCAGCGATCCGGTCAGCAGCGGCGGCATCGAAGACGCGCTGGAAAAAGCGTTCGAAGGATCGGCCGGTCGCCGTCTCTATGCGCAGGGCGACCTGGCGCCGGTGTTCGACGGCGCGACCATTCTGGCCAGCGAATATCAGGTCGATCCGGGCCTTCACCTGGCGCTCGAACCGCCCTGCGCGACGGCGCGCGTGACGGACGACGGCGCTGAAATCTGGATGGCGACGCAGGCCCCCGGCCTCGCCCGCGCGGCGATCGCCGATGCGCTGGGCCTGTCGGAAGGCGCGGTGGCGCTGTATCCGCTTCACGCAGGCGGTTCCTTCGGGCGCAAGATGGACTGGGACGTGGGCGTGCAAGCTGCGCTGCTGGCGCGCGAAATGAAACGCCCGGTGCAGCTGCTCTGGTCGCGGCTGGAGGATATCATTCACGACCGCCCCAGCGCCCCCGCCCATGCCCGTATGGCCGCCAAGCTCAGCCGCAACGGCGCGATCGAAGGCTGGTCGGCCAAGGTCGCCGCGCCCTGCGCCATGACCCAGACCTGGGCGCGCATTGCCGACGGGAAATTGCCCCATGAAGCATCGGCCGACGCAGCGGACAGGGCGACCCGGCTGGCCGTGGCGGGCATGGCTCCACCCTATGCCATCCCCAACTGGGCGGTCGATCATTTCCCGACCGATGTCGGCCTGCCGCTCGGCTTTATGCGCGGAAACGCGCATCTCCATGGCGCTTTCTTCACCGAAAGCTTCATGGATGAACTCGCGCATCTGGCCGGGATAGAGGCGATGTCCTTCCGCATCCAGATGCTGGGCGGCAATCCGCGCCTCGCCCATTGCCTGTCCACTGCCGCTGCGATGGGGGGATGGCAGGGTGGCATAGCGGGCAGCGGACAGGGCATCGCCGCGCACATGATGGATGGCGGCTATGCGGCCGTCCTTGTGGAAGCAGCCATGAATGGCGAAAAGCTGAGCGTCAACCGCATCGTCGCGGCGGTCGATGTCGGCGATCAGGTCAACCCCGACATCGCCCGGCAGCAGGTGGAAAGCGGCCTCATCTACGGCCTGGCCTATGCCATGGGCGCGTCGGTTCCCTATGAACGCGGCCTGCCCACGCGCGCGATTCTCGGCCGCATGAACCTGCCGCGCCTTGCCGATATCGGCGAAGTCACGGTGGAACTGATGCGCAGTACCGCCGAACCTGCGGGCGTCAGCGATCTCGCTGCGCCGCTCGTCGCCCCCGCCATCGCTAACGCCCTCTATACATGGACGGGCCAGCGCATGCGCAGCCTGCCACTCGTAGGAACCGCATGA
- the hemH gene encoding ferrochelatase — translation MNKPADHPVLPAPKVGVLLINLGTPDAPDPASVRRYLAEFLSDRRVVEIPQLLWQPILRGAILTTRPKKSAHAYQQVWTPEGSPLAVHTRAAAHALQEAMPHVVVDWAMRYGNPAIADRLAAMKQQGCERILLAPLYPQYSAATTATAHDAAFAALAAMRWQPAIRTLPPYHDDPAYIAALKASIERHVAALDFVPDALLVSFHGMPERTLRLGDPYHCQAVKTTRLLREALSLPIHISFQSRFGRAKWLEPETEATLTRLVNEDVRKVAVVTPGFAADCLETLEEIALRAKEVFLARGGEKFACLPCLNASAEAIILYRRLMSRELSGWID, via the coding sequence ATGAACAAGCCCGCCGATCATCCCGTCCTTCCCGCGCCCAAGGTCGGCGTGCTGCTGATCAATCTCGGCACGCCGGACGCCCCTGACCCGGCGTCCGTGCGCCGTTATCTGGCGGAATTTCTGTCGGATCGTCGTGTGGTGGAAATCCCGCAACTGCTTTGGCAGCCGATCCTGCGCGGCGCGATCCTGACCACCCGGCCGAAGAAATCCGCCCATGCCTATCAACAGGTCTGGACTCCCGAAGGGTCGCCGCTGGCCGTCCACACCCGTGCGGCCGCGCATGCGCTGCAAGAGGCGATGCCGCATGTCGTCGTCGACTGGGCGATGCGCTACGGCAATCCGGCGATAGCGGACAGGCTTGCCGCCATGAAGCAGCAAGGATGCGAGCGCATATTGCTGGCGCCGCTCTATCCCCAATATAGCGCCGCGACGACCGCGACCGCCCATGACGCCGCCTTCGCCGCGCTGGCGGCGATGCGCTGGCAGCCCGCCATCCGCACCCTGCCGCCCTATCATGACGACCCGGCCTATATTGCGGCGCTCAAGGCGTCGATCGAACGCCATGTCGCCGCGCTGGACTTCGTGCCCGATGCGCTGCTCGTCAGCTTCCACGGCATGCCCGAACGCACCCTGCGGCTGGGCGACCCCTATCATTGCCAGGCGGTCAAGACCACTCGACTGCTGCGCGAAGCCCTGTCGCTACCGATCCATATAAGCTTCCAATCCCGGTTCGGCCGCGCCAAATGGCTCGAACCGGAAACGGAGGCGACACTTACCAGATTGGTAAATGAAGATGTCCGCAAAGTTGCTGTCGTAACACCCGGATTCGCGGCGGATTGTCTTGAAACTCTAGAGGAAATCGCATTGCGCGCGAAAGAGGTTTTTTTGGCCAGAGGTGGCGAAAAATTTGCCTGTTTGCCCTGTTTAAATGCGTCGGCCGAAGCTATCATCCTTTATCGCAGGCTTATGAGCCGTGAGCTTTCGGGTTGGATAGACTGA
- the phbB gene encoding acetoacetyl-CoA reductase, whose protein sequence is MSRIAIVTGGTRGIGEAISLALQDLGYTVAANYAGNEEKAKAFTEKTGIATFKWDVGDHQACLDGVEQVTQALGPVDIVVNNAGITRDGVLAKMSFDDWNEVMRINLGGCFNMSKATFGGMRERGWGRIVNIGSINGQAGQYGQVNYAAAKSGIHGFTKALAQEGAKAGITVNAIAPGYIDTDMVAAVPASVLEKIVAKIPVGRLGQASEIARGVAFLCSEEGGFVTGSTLSINGGQHMY, encoded by the coding sequence ATGTCGAGAATAGCGATCGTAACGGGCGGAACGCGTGGCATTGGCGAGGCGATCAGCCTGGCGCTGCAAGACTTGGGTTATACCGTCGCCGCCAACTATGCGGGTAATGAGGAAAAGGCGAAGGCCTTCACTGAAAAGACCGGCATCGCGACCTTCAAATGGGATGTCGGCGATCATCAGGCATGTCTCGACGGTGTGGAGCAGGTGACGCAGGCGCTTGGTCCGGTGGATATCGTCGTCAACAATGCGGGCATCACGCGCGACGGCGTGTTGGCGAAGATGAGCTTCGACGACTGGAATGAAGTGATGCGCATCAACTTGGGCGGGTGCTTCAACATGTCCAAGGCCACGTTCGGCGGGATGCGGGAACGCGGCTGGGGCCGGATCGTCAATATCGGCTCGATCAACGGACAGGCCGGCCAATATGGTCAGGTGAACTATGCCGCCGCCAAGTCCGGAATCCACGGCTTTACCAAGGCCCTGGCGCAGGAAGGGGCGAAGGCCGGCATCACCGTCAACGCGATCGCACCGGGATATATCGATACAGACATGGTCGCGGCCGTGCCCGCGTCGGTGCTGGAAAAGATCGTCGCGAAGATCCCGGTCGGCCGCCTCGGCCAGGCCAGCGAAATCGCACGCGGCGTCGCCTTTCTCTGTAGCGAAGAAGGCGGCTTCGTGACTGGCAGCACGCTGTCGATCAACGGCGGGCAGCACATGTATTGA
- a CDS encoding ribbon-helix-helix domain-containing protein — protein sequence MRQGDPDDGPSGPEGSPFAPPIKRSVTIAGHQTAISLEPIFWDALRAQAAHRHLPLNALVARIDAARLAATQPPNLASAIRSWLFQQQICDKGNN from the coding sequence ATGCGCCAGGGCGACCCTGACGATGGCCCGTCCGGGCCGGAAGGGTCGCCCTTCGCTCCGCCGATCAAGCGGAGCGTGACGATTGCGGGGCACCAGACCGCGATCAGTCTGGAGCCCATTTTCTGGGACGCTTTGCGCGCCCAGGCCGCCCACCGACATCTGCCCCTCAACGCTCTCGTCGCGCGTATCGATGCCGCGCGGCTGGCGGCGACGCAGCCGCCCAATCTGGCCAGTGCGATACGAAGCTGGCTATTCCAGCAACAAATCTGCGACAAAGGCAATAATTAG